The following are encoded in a window of Kitasatospora sp. NBC_01250 genomic DNA:
- a CDS encoding alanine racemase, giving the protein MQPPPPHRPPPAGQPPDRPAPEREPLCLTPRLAPPLASVLAATELLHSLTDALGSPLNLVLPEQLAENVEGFRAVYRSHHLAGEIFFAHKANRSSALARQLAALEVGMDVASVAELQHALGAGFTPARIMATGPKDPEFLWLAARLGVTVNLDSRAELEELAALVRKHGLPRVPVLLRLSGFHGPGVTLLSRPSRFGTDLAELDELLDAVERHQDVVELTGAAYHLDTVGLPEKAIALEACIGALDACRRRGLSPRAVDVGGGYGVNYLADQAQWERYGTELTNAVLGRRPPLTWQGHGYGLRAESGTVRGTLGLYPAHRSLAAGGYLDELLNLPAPELGRPLATLLLESLYDLVVEPGRALVDQCGAVLARVVEVRRSAAGEPLVRLAANAGDIGLEQHGVLVDPLLIPRGGGPVADGDGPVGVYLAGNLCLESDLITRRLVFLPGLPQPGDLLAFANTAGYCMDFTAHHAMGQPLARTAALYRADGRWRWRLDDEYWPIYGTRENS; this is encoded by the coding sequence ATGCAACCACCACCGCCGCACCGGCCGCCGCCAGCGGGGCAACCGCCCGACCGGCCGGCGCCGGAGCGCGAACCGCTCTGTCTGACGCCCAGACTCGCGCCGCCGCTCGCCTCGGTCCTGGCAGCGACCGAACTGCTGCACTCACTGACCGATGCCCTGGGCTCACCGCTCAACCTGGTGCTGCCCGAACAACTCGCCGAGAACGTCGAGGGGTTCCGCGCCGTCTACCGCAGCCACCACCTCGCCGGGGAGATCTTCTTCGCGCACAAGGCCAACCGGTCCAGTGCGCTGGCCCGCCAACTCGCCGCGCTGGAGGTGGGGATGGACGTCGCCTCGGTGGCTGAGCTGCAGCACGCGCTGGGCGCCGGTTTCACCCCGGCGCGGATCATGGCCACCGGCCCCAAGGACCCGGAGTTCCTCTGGCTGGCCGCCCGGCTGGGCGTCACCGTCAACCTCGACTCGCGCGCCGAACTGGAGGAACTGGCCGCACTGGTGCGCAAACACGGGCTGCCCCGGGTTCCGGTGCTGCTGCGGCTGTCGGGCTTCCACGGCCCGGGCGTGACGCTGCTCAGCCGGCCGAGCCGGTTCGGCACCGACCTGGCCGAGCTGGACGAGCTGCTGGACGCGGTGGAGCGGCACCAGGACGTGGTCGAACTCACCGGCGCCGCCTACCACCTGGACACCGTGGGCCTGCCGGAGAAGGCGATCGCCCTGGAGGCCTGCATCGGCGCGCTGGACGCCTGCCGCCGGCGCGGCCTGAGCCCGCGCGCGGTCGACGTGGGCGGCGGCTACGGGGTCAACTACCTGGCCGACCAGGCCCAGTGGGAGCGCTACGGCACCGAGCTGACCAACGCCGTGCTGGGCCGCAGGCCACCGCTGACCTGGCAGGGCCACGGCTACGGGCTGCGCGCCGAGTCCGGCACCGTGCGCGGCACGCTCGGCCTCTACCCCGCCCACCGGTCGCTCGCCGCCGGGGGCTACCTGGACGAACTGCTGAACCTGCCGGCCCCCGAGCTGGGGCGTCCGCTGGCCACCCTGCTGCTGGAGAGCCTCTACGACCTGGTCGTCGAACCCGGTCGCGCGCTGGTCGACCAGTGCGGCGCGGTGCTGGCACGGGTCGTCGAGGTCCGCCGGAGCGCGGCCGGCGAGCCGCTGGTGCGCCTGGCGGCGAATGCCGGCGACATCGGCCTCGAGCAGCACGGAGTCCTGGTGGACCCGCTGCTGATCCCCCGGGGCGGCGGGCCGGTTGCGGACGGGGACGGCCCGGTGGGCGTCTACCTGGCCGGAAACCTTTGCCTGGAGAGCGATCTGATCACCCGTCGGCTGGTCTTCCTGCCCGGCCTGCCCCAGCCCGGCGACCTGCTGGCCTTCGCCAACACGGCCGGTTACTGCATGGACTTCACCGCCCACCACGCGATGGGCCAACCGCTCGCCCGCACCGCCGCGCTCTACCGGGCGGACGGCCGCTGGCGCTGGCGGCTGGACGACGAGTACTGGCCCATCTATGGGACAAGGGAGAACAGTTGA
- a CDS encoding Rv1733c family protein — protein MSAASLSHRSAVGHVPVSCHLRRAVGREHNPLCRPVDRSRSRLLIALVAAVALSLAVGAVVFAVLLGGARAHAQQSALHRHEVTATTLAASTASPTGSPWAAQAQASWAYPGGDTHTGVIGVPGDTPAGSHLLLWVGDSGIPSTPPEPYGELAAAAALYGLGALAVVDGAAWIGYGLRQRALERRGEAAWEADWERVEPQWTGRSH, from the coding sequence ATGTCAGCCGCATCCCTCTCGCATCGGTCCGCGGTCGGCCATGTGCCCGTGAGCTGCCACCTTCGGCGGGCCGTCGGACGGGAGCACAACCCGCTCTGCCGCCCGGTCGACCGCTCCCGCAGCCGCCTGCTGATCGCGCTGGTGGCGGCGGTGGCACTCTCCCTCGCGGTCGGCGCGGTGGTCTTCGCGGTCCTGCTGGGCGGCGCCCGGGCGCACGCCCAGCAGTCGGCGCTGCACCGCCACGAGGTCACCGCGACCACCCTGGCGGCCTCGACCGCGAGCCCGACCGGCTCCCCGTGGGCGGCGCAGGCCCAGGCCAGCTGGGCCTATCCGGGCGGCGATACGCACACCGGCGTGATCGGGGTGCCGGGCGACACCCCGGCCGGCAGTCACCTGCTGCTCTGGGTCGGCGACAGCGGGATCCCCAGCACACCGCCGGAGCCCTACGGAGAGTTGGCCGCAGCCGCCGCACTGTACGGGCTGGGCGCGCTGGCCGTGGTCGACGGTGCGGCCTGGATCGGCTACGGCCTGCGGCAGCGGGCCCTGGAGCGGCGCGGCGAGGCGGCCTGGGAGGCCGACTGGGAGCGGGTCGAGCCGCAGTGGACCGGGCGTAGCCACTGA
- a CDS encoding S53 family peptidase has product MSARLRLAATAAAGAFALAALPTVAQSAAAPLPAVHLLRNAGSADDPVLAAPLATSDCVTQLHRACYSPLQYRTAYDLDPLYQQGITGAGRTIVIADSFGSPTIQHDLDVYSAHWGIPSTQVEVVKWGQVPPFDPKNADMDGWAGETTLDVEAAHSLAPGAKIVLLETGVAETEGPVGVPELMSGINHLVNSDDADVVSMSWATSEGQFPGFDQGDYTSLTTLRYAFVNAAKHGVTLTASSGDGGGDSKKLDAAWPAGDPLVTAVGGTELALNDQGTRTTPDIAWSGSGGEQSKVFARPRYQDPVRSVVGDHRGTPDVSMAGSPNGALWLYSSFDPANTGWTADGAGTSESSPLFAAVVALADQAAGHRLGQIDNDLYRLYAHHSAGLVDVTSGSTGADGYTAGPGYDQATGVGTVDGAKLVRALAHGDRA; this is encoded by the coding sequence ATGTCCGCTCGTCTGCGACTCGCCGCCACCGCGGCGGCGGGAGCCTTCGCGCTCGCCGCGCTGCCGACCGTGGCCCAGTCCGCCGCCGCGCCGCTGCCGGCCGTGCACCTGCTGCGGAACGCGGGCAGCGCCGACGACCCGGTGCTCGCGGCGCCGCTGGCCACCAGCGACTGCGTCACCCAGCTGCACCGCGCCTGCTACTCGCCGTTGCAGTACCGCACCGCGTACGACCTCGACCCCCTCTACCAGCAGGGGATCACCGGCGCGGGCCGGACGATCGTGATCGCCGATTCCTTCGGCTCGCCGACGATCCAGCACGACCTGGACGTCTACTCGGCGCACTGGGGTATCCCCAGCACCCAGGTCGAGGTGGTGAAGTGGGGGCAGGTGCCGCCGTTCGACCCGAAGAACGCCGACATGGACGGCTGGGCCGGCGAGACCACCCTGGACGTGGAGGCCGCCCACTCCCTGGCGCCCGGGGCGAAGATCGTGCTGCTGGAGACCGGGGTCGCCGAGACCGAGGGCCCGGTGGGCGTGCCGGAGCTGATGAGCGGCATCAACCACCTGGTCAACAGCGACGACGCCGACGTGGTCTCGATGAGCTGGGCCACCAGCGAGGGCCAGTTCCCCGGCTTCGACCAGGGCGACTACACCAGCCTGACCACGCTGCGTTACGCCTTCGTCAACGCGGCCAAGCACGGCGTCACGCTGACCGCCAGCTCCGGCGACGGCGGCGGCGACTCGAAGAAGCTGGACGCGGCCTGGCCGGCCGGTGACCCGCTGGTCACCGCCGTCGGCGGCACCGAGCTGGCGCTGAACGACCAGGGCACCCGCACCACCCCGGACATCGCCTGGTCGGGCAGCGGCGGCGAGCAGTCCAAGGTCTTCGCCCGCCCCCGCTACCAGGACCCGGTGCGCTCGGTGGTCGGCGACCACCGCGGCACCCCGGACGTCAGCATGGCCGGCTCGCCCAACGGCGCGCTCTGGCTCTACTCCAGCTTCGACCCGGCCAACACCGGCTGGACGGCGGACGGCGCGGGCACCAGCGAGTCCTCGCCGCTGTTCGCCGCCGTGGTGGCGCTGGCCGACCAGGCCGCCGGCCACCGGCTCGGCCAGATCGACAACGACCTCTACCGGCTCTACGCCCACCACTCGGCCGGCCTGGTGGACGTCACCAGCGGGTCGACCGGCGCGGACGGCTACACCGCCGGACCGGGCTACGACCAGGCCACCGGCGTGGGCACGGTGGACGGCGCCAAGCTGGTGCGGGCGCTGGCGCACGGTGACCGTGCGTGA
- a CDS encoding PhlD: MGPVYVSRPAVVLPPHQVPRQLITDDIITRHAAQLPPRLPEHLAQLPANRHYSRPLPAVLGEWGIEERNQAVVTDLVAIGLDAARAAIDAAGLRPADIDCLITGHATGFLLPGLDVALHNALGLRPDAACRPATELGCAGGAYALLAAREYLAAHPGATVVVVAAEILSLAVYHHEDSSIDHLIYKALWGDGAVAALVTDRPLGPGLRIDGSWEHLLPATAARYRARLDAVGHHFDSDHSALNSVPEVLPALREHLAAEGGRLDFVVCHPGGPKILKQLAHGLGIDPELLRHARACLDEHGNLGGPSVLAVLERTHTAPPAHGEQGVLVAVGPGFRCIALRATWWAPPSVG, encoded by the coding sequence ATGGGACCCGTATATGTCAGCCGGCCGGCCGTGGTGCTCCCGCCCCACCAGGTACCACGCCAGCTGATCACCGACGACATCATCACCAGGCACGCCGCGCAGCTCCCGCCCCGGCTGCCCGAGCACCTGGCCCAGCTGCCCGCGAACCGCCACTACAGCCGCCCCCTGCCGGCCGTCCTCGGCGAGTGGGGCATCGAGGAGCGCAACCAGGCCGTGGTCACCGACCTGGTGGCGATCGGCCTGGACGCCGCCCGGGCCGCGATCGACGCCGCGGGCCTGCGGCCGGCCGACATCGACTGCCTGATCACCGGGCACGCCACGGGCTTCCTGCTGCCCGGCCTCGATGTCGCGCTGCACAACGCACTGGGACTGCGGCCCGACGCCGCCTGCCGACCGGCCACCGAACTGGGCTGCGCCGGCGGCGCGTACGCGCTGCTCGCCGCCCGCGAGTACCTGGCCGCCCACCCGGGCGCGACGGTGGTGGTGGTGGCTGCCGAGATCCTCAGCCTCGCGGTGTACCACCATGAGGACAGCAGCATCGACCACCTGATCTACAAGGCGCTCTGGGGCGACGGCGCGGTCGCCGCGCTGGTCACCGACCGGCCGCTCGGCCCCGGCCTGCGGATCGACGGCAGCTGGGAGCACCTGCTGCCGGCCACCGCCGCGCGCTACCGGGCCCGGCTGGACGCGGTCGGCCACCACTTCGACTCGGACCACAGCGCGCTGAACTCGGTGCCCGAGGTGCTGCCCGCGCTGCGCGAGCACCTGGCGGCCGAGGGCGGGCGGCTCGACTTCGTGGTCTGTCACCCCGGTGGTCCGAAGATCCTCAAGCAGCTCGCGCACGGCCTGGGGATCGATCCCGAGCTGCTGCGGCACGCCCGCGCCTGCCTCGACGAGCACGGCAACCTCGGCGGGCCCTCGGTGCTCGCGGTGCTGGAGCGCACCCACACGGCGCCGCCGGCCCACGGTGAGCAGGGCGTCCTGGTGGCGGTCGGCCCCGGGTTCCGCTGCATCGCGCTGCGTGCCACCTGGTGGGCCCCGCCGTCGGTGGGCTGA
- a CDS encoding DUF6126 family protein, whose product MRSETVRDENSKRRAALIRAGIYIAGTHFFAFFVMLLFYLGNHHH is encoded by the coding sequence GTGCGCAGTGAGACCGTTCGCGACGAGAACAGCAAGCGCAGGGCGGCGCTGATCCGGGCCGGTATCTACATCGCGGGCACGCATTTCTTCGCGTTCTTCGTGATGCTGCTCTTCTATCTTGGCAACCACCACCACTGA
- the nagB gene encoding glucosamine-6-phosphate deaminase yields the protein MEIVIVPDAAAGGELIATAIAELLTGKPDALVGVATGSTPLPIYQALAAKVRAGALDVSRARICQLDEYVGLPQGHPESYRSVVLREVLEPLGIAESAFLGPDGSADDIAAAATAYDHALAEAGGVDLQLLGIGTDGHIGFNEPCSSLASRTRIKTLTEQTRVDNARFFDSIDQVPHHVITQGIGTILEARHLVLLATGEAKAEAVAQAVEGPLSAFVPASALQLHPHATVVVDEAAASRLKLADYFRATYAAKPAWQSL from the coding sequence ATGGAGATTGTGATCGTTCCCGACGCTGCCGCCGGCGGCGAGTTGATCGCCACGGCGATCGCGGAGCTGCTCACCGGCAAGCCCGACGCGCTGGTCGGCGTGGCCACCGGGTCGACGCCGCTGCCGATCTACCAGGCGCTGGCCGCCAAGGTGCGGGCCGGGGCGCTGGACGTCTCGCGGGCCCGGATCTGCCAGCTCGACGAGTACGTCGGCCTGCCCCAGGGCCATCCGGAGTCCTACCGCTCGGTCGTCCTGCGTGAGGTGCTGGAGCCGCTGGGCATCGCCGAGAGCGCCTTCCTGGGCCCCGACGGCTCCGCCGACGACATCGCCGCCGCCGCCACGGCGTACGACCACGCGCTGGCCGAGGCGGGCGGCGTGGACCTGCAGCTGCTCGGGATCGGCACCGACGGGCACATCGGCTTCAACGAGCCGTGCTCCTCGCTGGCCTCGCGCACCCGGATCAAGACGCTGACCGAGCAGACCCGGGTGGACAACGCCCGGTTCTTCGACAGCATCGACCAGGTGCCGCACCACGTGATCACCCAGGGCATCGGCACCATCCTGGAGGCCCGCCACCTGGTGCTGCTGGCCACCGGCGAGGCCAAGGCCGAGGCCGTCGCGCAGGCCGTCGAGGGTCCGCTCTCCGCGTTCGTGCCCGCCTCCGCCCTGCAGCTGCACCCGCACGCGACGGTCGTGGTGGACGAGGCGGCGGCCTCCCGGCTCAAGCTGGCGGACTACTTCCGCGCCACCTACGCCGCCAAGCCGGCCTGGCAGTCGCTCTGA
- a CDS encoding LysM peptidoglycan-binding domain-containing protein, with translation MTFRNENTVTTAVKAAKRNRVRLAVLGGAVAVLPVAGLVTATTASAASASTWDAVAQCESTGNWNISSGNGFSGGLQFTPSTWAAYGGTQYAASAAQATQGQQIAVAEKVLADQGPGAWPVCSAKAGLTAGGAPAQVDTGSSTRGTGDSAPAPAGPAAAAPAEQAPKPTQQQAPKQAPKQAQKDVRKHAPVQRGADSYTVKSGDTLSAIAAAHGTSVAELHAQNARIIGANPDVILPGQVLSV, from the coding sequence TTGACTTTCCGTAACGAGAACACCGTCACCACCGCTGTCAAGGCCGCCAAGCGCAACCGCGTCCGGCTGGCCGTCCTGGGCGGGGCGGTCGCCGTCCTGCCGGTGGCGGGCCTCGTCACGGCGACGACGGCTTCGGCCGCGTCGGCCTCGACCTGGGACGCGGTCGCGCAGTGCGAGAGCACCGGCAACTGGAACATCAGCTCCGGCAACGGCTTCTCGGGCGGCCTGCAGTTCACGCCGAGCACCTGGGCGGCGTACGGCGGCACGCAGTACGCGGCGAGCGCGGCGCAGGCCACGCAGGGCCAGCAGATCGCGGTGGCGGAGAAGGTGCTGGCGGACCAGGGTCCGGGTGCCTGGCCGGTCTGCTCGGCCAAGGCGGGCCTGACGGCGGGCGGTGCCCCGGCGCAGGTCGACACCGGCAGCAGCACCCGTGGCACCGGCGACAGCGCCCCGGCCCCGGCCGGCCCGGCCGCCGCCGCGCCGGCCGAGCAGGCGCCGAAGCCGACCCAGCAGCAGGCGCCGAAGCAGGCGCCCAAGCAGGCCCAGAAGGACGTCCGGAAGCATGCCCCGGTCCAGCGCGGCGCCGACTCCTACACCGTCAAGAGCGGCGACACGCTGAGTGCGATCGCCGCCGCGCACGGCACCAGCGTGGCCGAGCTGCACGCGCAGAACGCCCGGATCATCGGCGCCAACCCGGACGTCATCCTGCCCGGCCAGGTGCTGAGCGTCTGA
- the ctaD gene encoding aa3-type cytochrome oxidase subunit I: MTVVEQPERPAPELAPGTVTRVRRGSTVLGWLTTTDHKLIGTLYLATSFGFFLVGGVLAMVMRAELARPGMQVVTDAQYNQLFTMHGTIMLLLFATPTFTGFANWIMPLQIGSPDVAFPRLNAFTYWVFLFGGLIVLSGFFTADGAAAFGWFAYAPLNDAVHSPGTGGDLWAAGLAVAGLSTILGAVNFVTTIACLRAPGMTLFRMPIFTWNVLFTSILALFAFPVLTAALLVLLADRRLGAHAFDADSGGALLWQHLFWFFGHPEVYIVALPFFGIVSEILPVFSRKPIFGYLGLVGATIAITGLSAVVWAHHMFATGQVLLPFFSLTSFLIAVPTGVKFFNWIGTMWGGSLSFETPMLWAIGFLVTFLFGGLSGVLLAAPPIDFHVTDSYFVVAHMHYVLFGTVVFATFGGFYFWWPKFTGRRLDERLGRVHFVLLFVGFHLTFLVQHWLGAEGMPRRYADYLPSDGFTTLNTISSAGAFLLGVSTLPFLYNVWHTTRYARPVGVDDPWGWGRSLEWATSCPPPRHNFRALPRIRSDSPAFDINHPRSEAEDTDLLSRDPAPTTPGAAGSAGGR; encoded by the coding sequence ATGACCGTCGTGGAGCAGCCGGAGCGGCCGGCGCCGGAACTCGCCCCCGGCACGGTGACCCGGGTACGGCGCGGCAGCACCGTGCTGGGCTGGCTGACCACCACCGACCACAAGCTGATCGGCACCCTCTACCTGGCCACCTCCTTCGGCTTCTTCCTGGTCGGCGGGGTGCTCGCGATGGTGATGCGCGCCGAACTGGCCAGACCCGGCATGCAGGTGGTCACCGACGCGCAGTACAACCAGCTGTTCACCATGCACGGCACGATCATGCTGCTGCTCTTCGCGACCCCGACCTTCACCGGCTTCGCGAACTGGATCATGCCCCTGCAGATCGGCTCGCCCGACGTCGCCTTCCCCCGGCTGAACGCCTTCACCTACTGGGTGTTCCTGTTCGGCGGCCTGATCGTGCTGAGCGGCTTCTTCACCGCGGACGGCGCCGCCGCCTTCGGCTGGTTCGCCTACGCCCCGCTGAACGACGCCGTCCACTCGCCCGGGACCGGCGGGGACCTGTGGGCGGCCGGGCTGGCGGTGGCGGGCCTGAGCACCATCCTCGGCGCGGTCAACTTCGTCACCACGATCGCCTGCCTGCGCGCACCGGGGATGACGCTCTTCCGGATGCCCATCTTCACCTGGAACGTGCTCTTCACCTCGATCCTGGCGCTCTTCGCCTTCCCCGTGCTGACCGCCGCGCTGCTGGTGCTGCTGGCCGACCGCCGGCTCGGCGCGCACGCCTTCGACGCGGACAGCGGCGGCGCGCTGCTCTGGCAGCACCTGTTCTGGTTCTTCGGACACCCGGAGGTCTACATCGTCGCGCTGCCGTTCTTCGGGATCGTCAGCGAGATCCTGCCGGTCTTCAGCCGGAAGCCGATCTTCGGCTACCTCGGGCTGGTCGGGGCGACCATCGCGATCACCGGGCTGTCGGCGGTGGTCTGGGCCCACCACATGTTCGCCACCGGGCAGGTGCTGCTGCCGTTCTTCTCGCTCACCTCGTTCCTGATCGCGGTGCCGACCGGGGTGAAGTTCTTCAACTGGATCGGCACCATGTGGGGCGGCTCGCTCTCCTTCGAGACGCCGATGCTGTGGGCCATCGGCTTCCTGGTCACCTTCCTGTTCGGCGGCCTGTCCGGGGTGCTGCTGGCGGCGCCGCCGATCGACTTCCACGTCACCGACTCCTACTTCGTGGTGGCCCACATGCACTACGTGCTCTTCGGCACGGTGGTGTTCGCGACCTTCGGCGGCTTCTACTTCTGGTGGCCGAAGTTCACCGGCCGCCGGCTGGACGAGCGGCTGGGCCGGGTCCACTTCGTCCTGCTCTTCGTCGGCTTCCACCTGACCTTCCTGGTGCAGCACTGGCTGGGTGCCGAGGGCATGCCGCGCCGGTACGCCGACTACCTGCCCTCGGACGGCTTCACCACCCTCAACACCATCTCCAGCGCCGGCGCGTTCCTGCTCGGCGTGTCCACGCTGCCGTTCCTCTACAACGTCTGGCACACCACCAGGTACGCCCGCCCGGTGGGTGTCGACGACCCGTGGGGGTGGGGCCGGTCGCTGGAGTGGGCCACCTCCTGCCCGCCGCCGCGGCACAACTTCCGTGCGCTGCCCAGGATCCGCTCCGACAGCCCCGCCTTCGACATCAACCACCCGCGCAGCGAGGCCGAGGACACCGACCTGCTCTCCAGGGACCCGGCGCCCACCACCCCGGGTGCGGCCGGATCGGCGGGTGGGCGATGA
- the ctaF gene encoding aa3-type cytochrome oxidase subunit IV has translation MRFEAFLFAGVALFFAVMGGIYDWFAKEPAGKAALAFAFLMSALISAFFFIQYRRRGPRAQDRREVAVAETAGPLDFFAPHSWYPPLTAAGAAVIALGMAFGVWLMLIGAGITAAGVAGFVFQYGNRGE, from the coding sequence ATGAGGTTCGAGGCCTTCCTCTTCGCCGGTGTCGCGCTCTTCTTCGCCGTGATGGGCGGCATCTACGACTGGTTCGCCAAGGAGCCGGCGGGCAAGGCCGCGCTCGCCTTCGCCTTCCTGATGTCCGCGCTGATCTCGGCCTTCTTCTTCATCCAGTACCGCCGCCGGGGCCCGCGCGCACAGGACCGCCGCGAGGTTGCGGTGGCGGAGACCGCCGGGCCGCTGGACTTCTTCGCGCCGCACAGCTGGTACCCGCCCCTGACGGCCGCCGGGGCCGCGGTGATCGCGCTCGGCATGGCCTTCGGCGTCTGGCTGATGCTGATCGGCGCCGGGATCACGGCCGCTGGCGTCGCCGGCTTCGTCTTCCAGTACGGCAACCGCGGCGAGTGA
- a CDS encoding HIT family protein, translating into MDCLFCAFLADPEPPIHTVLRDEVALAFLDHRPLFPGHLLVVPVAHVPTLTELPAELVGPFFDRVRRLTGATERAMAARGSFVAMNNRVSQSVPHLHVHVVPRNPKDGLRGFFWPRRRYADEAEASRTADLLRAALAADPIG; encoded by the coding sequence ATGGACTGCCTCTTCTGTGCCTTCCTGGCGGACCCGGAGCCACCGATCCACACGGTCCTGCGGGACGAGGTGGCCCTGGCGTTCCTGGACCACCGGCCGCTCTTTCCCGGCCACCTGCTGGTGGTGCCCGTCGCCCACGTCCCGACGCTGACCGAGCTGCCCGCCGAACTGGTCGGCCCGTTCTTCGACCGGGTGCGGCGTCTGACCGGGGCCACCGAGCGGGCGATGGCGGCCAGGGGCTCGTTCGTCGCGATGAACAACCGGGTGAGCCAGTCCGTGCCGCACCTGCATGTGCACGTGGTGCCGCGCAATCCGAAGGACGGGCTGCGCGGCTTCTTCTGGCCCCGGCGCCGGTACGCGGACGAGGCCGAGGCGAGCCGGACCGCCGACCTGCTGCGGGCGGCACTTGCTGCTGATCCGATCGGGTGA
- a CDS encoding NADPH-dependent F420 reductase: MATLGLIGSGHIGGSLARLAVNAGLDVVLSNSRGPETLADLVAELGPRARAATPAEAAEAGDWVVVTIPLKNAFELDAAPLAGRLVLDTGNYYPDRDGHFAELDSGEFTSSELVQRHLAGATVVKVFNNIYFGHLLSLARPSGAPDRSALPIAGDDAAAKQRVTELLDTLGYLAVDAGTLGDSWRFQPGTPAYGLPYLKDQQARLDQDPGRPAGPSAIQEALDAATR; encoded by the coding sequence ATGGCTACTCTTGGACTGATCGGCAGCGGACACATCGGCGGCTCCCTGGCCCGGCTCGCGGTGAACGCCGGCCTCGACGTGGTGCTCAGCAACTCGCGCGGCCCCGAGACCCTCGCAGACCTGGTGGCGGAGCTGGGCCCGCGAGCTCGCGCCGCCACCCCGGCCGAGGCTGCGGAGGCCGGCGACTGGGTGGTGGTGACCATCCCGCTGAAGAACGCCTTCGAGCTCGACGCCGCCCCGCTGGCCGGCCGTCTGGTGCTCGACACCGGCAACTACTACCCCGACCGCGACGGCCACTTCGCCGAGCTCGACTCCGGCGAATTCACCAGCAGCGAGCTGGTCCAGCGCCACCTGGCCGGCGCCACGGTCGTCAAGGTGTTCAACAACATCTACTTCGGCCACCTGCTGAGCCTGGCCCGCCCCAGCGGCGCCCCCGACCGCTCCGCACTCCCGATCGCGGGGGACGACGCCGCGGCCAAGCAGCGGGTCACCGAGCTGCTCGACACCCTCGGCTACCTCGCGGTGGACGCCGGAACGCTCGGCGACAGCTGGCGCTTCCAGCCCGGCACCCCCGCCTACGGCCTGCCGTACCTGAAGGACCAGCAGGCCCGTCTCGACCAGGACCCGGGTCGCCCCGCCGGCCCCTCCGCCATCCAGGAGGCCCTCGACGCCGCCACCCGCTGA
- a CDS encoding type 1 glutamine amidotransferase domain-containing protein, with the protein MITLQGLTIAFLTAPEGVEQVELTEPWQAVLEAGGTPRLFSTRPGRIQAYRHLERADTFGVDAVVAARDGGDGGDGGDGAGEGDDGSGGDRPGEGEHGEGGEVADGDAGCAALVLPGGVANPDLLRVEPAAVSLVRAFFTAGKPVAAICHAPWLLIEADVVRGRTLTSWPSLRTDLVNAGAHWVDEEVRLCTAGPNTLITSRKPDDLPLFNDALVTEFAKERR; encoded by the coding sequence GTGATCACTCTGCAGGGGCTCACCATCGCATTCCTGACCGCTCCCGAGGGCGTGGAACAGGTCGAACTCACCGAGCCGTGGCAGGCGGTCCTGGAGGCCGGCGGGACACCGCGGCTGTTCTCCACCCGGCCCGGCCGGATCCAGGCCTACCGGCACCTGGAGCGCGCGGACACCTTCGGCGTCGACGCGGTGGTGGCCGCGCGTGACGGGGGCGACGGGGGCGACGGGGGAGACGGTGCGGGAGAGGGCGACGACGGGTCGGGGGGTGACCGGCCCGGCGAAGGTGAGCACGGCGAGGGCGGCGAGGTGGCGGACGGTGACGCCGGCTGTGCCGCGCTGGTGCTGCCGGGCGGGGTGGCCAACCCCGATCTGCTGCGGGTCGAGCCCGCCGCGGTGTCGCTGGTCCGGGCCTTCTTCACGGCGGGCAAGCCGGTCGCGGCGATCTGCCACGCGCCCTGGCTGCTGATCGAGGCCGACGTCGTGCGGGGGCGGACGCTGACCTCCTGGCCCAGTCTGCGCACCGACCTGGTGAACGCCGGTGCCCACTGGGTGGACGAGGAGGTGCGGCTCTGCACCGCGGGCCCGAACACCCTGATCACCAGCCGCAAGCCGGACGACCTGCCGCTCTTCAACGACGCGCTGGTCACCGAGTTCGCCAAGGAGCGCCGCTGA